In one Lasioglossum baleicum chromosome 17, iyLasBale1, whole genome shotgun sequence genomic region, the following are encoded:
- the Fuca gene encoding alpha-L-fucosidase isoform X1, whose product MMFWARMRERTGLYLITDSKRYRSHCHIRMLSLVSYSKPERYPEIPFLSKQTTIKQYLRSAIFCAEVLIKFEDKYIIISSDLESDQVFQHRKVEADKYIPTWDSLDSRPLPNWYDDAKFGIFIHWGVFSVPSFGSEWFWNNWKEEKSDTKYSDFMKQRYPPNFTYQDFAREFTAEFFNATEWSELFQASGAKYIVLTSKHHEGYTLWPSKYSFSWNSMDVGPRRDLISELSTALRSSTNLKFGLYHSLYEWYDPFYLDDKRNNFTTQLYVQQKLIPELQELIKHYNPEVLWSDGDWEAPDVYWTSKEFLCWLYNESPVKETIIVNDRWGANIPCHHGGFYTCTDRYNPGVLLSHKWENCQSIDKKSWGFRRNARLSEYLTLPEMIRELVITVSCGGNVLMNVGPTKDGIISPIFEERLRGMGEWLAINGEAIYNTKPWHAQNDTLTNTVWYTQNKIKKLVYALIIEWPKNGILHLGSLTTSVNTQISMLGSDEPIKWKQNGEKLIIFIPPELRKGLPGWALKIKQK is encoded by the exons ATGATGTTTTgggcgcgcatgcgcgagagaaCTGGCCTATATCTCATCACTGATTCGAAGCGCTATCGGTCACATTGTCACATTCGAATGCTATCTTTGGTATCTTATTCAAAACCAGAGAGGTACCCAGAGATACCCTTCCTGTCAAAACAAACAACAATAAAGCAATATCTTCGTTCTGCAATATTTTGTGCAGAGGTGTTAATAAAATTTG AAGATAAATACATTATAATATCATCAGACCTAGAAAGCGACCAAGTATTTCAGCATCGTAAAGTAGAAGCAGATAAATATATTCCAACATGGGACAGTTTAGACAGTCGACCACTTCCAAATTGGTATGATGATGCAAAATTTGGCATTTTTATTCATTGGGGAGTCTTTAGCGTTCCCAGTTTTGGTTCAGAATGGTTCTGGAATAATTGGAAAG AAGAAAAAAGTGATACCAAGTATAGTGATTTTATGAAACAAAGGTATCCACCAAACTTTACGTATCAGGACTTTGCTCGTGAGTTTACTGCAGAATTTTTTAATGCTACCGAGTGGAGCGAATTATTTCAAGCTTCAGGTGCAAAATATATTGTACTGACCAGTAAACATCACGAAGGATACACATTATGGCCTTCAAAATATTCCTTCAGTTGGAATTCTATGGATGTAGGACCACGAAGAGATCTCATAA GTGAACTGTCAACGGCATTGCGAAGCTCAACTAATTTAAAATTTGGTCTTTATCATTCTCTATACGAATGGTACGATCCTTTTTATTTAGATGATAAAAGAAACAATTTTACGACACAATTGTACGTCCAACAAAAACTAATACCTGAACTCCAAGAGTTGATAAAACATTATAATCCAGAAGTTTTATGGTCTGATGGTGATTGGGAAGCGCCAGATGTTTACTGGACATCAAAAGAATTTTTATGTTGGTTGTACAATGAAAGCCCGGTGAAGGAAACAATTATTGTTAATGATAGATGGGGTGCTAACATACCATGCCATCATGGTGGTTTTTATACATGTACCGATCGTTATAACCCAG GTGTACTTCTATCTCATAAATGGGAAAACTGCCAGAGTATTGATAAAAAGTCTTGGGGTTTTCGGAGAAACGCTCGTTTATCGGAATATTTAACGTTGCCAGAAATGATAAGAGAACTGGTAATTACCGTAAGCTGTGGAGGAAATGTATTAATGAATGTGGGACCAACAAAAGATGGCATTATCTCTCCAATTTTTGAAGAAAGATTACGTGGAATGG GTGAGTGGTTAGCAATTAATGGAGAAGCTATTTATAATACCAAACCATGGCATGCACAAAATGATACTTTAACAAACACTGTTTGGTATACCcaaaataaaattaagaaacTAGTTTATGCTCTAATAATTGAGTGGCCAAAGAATGGCATACTACACTTGGGATCACTGACAACATCTGTAAACACGCAAATTTCCATGCTTGGATCTGATGAACCAATTAAA tgGAAACAAAATggtgaaaaattaattatatttataccaCCAGAACTTCGCAAAGGACTACCAGGTTGGGCGTTAAAAATAAagcaaaaataa
- the Fuca gene encoding alpha-L-fucosidase isoform X2 encodes MVLWIYMLLIYTFCTICGSSEDKYIIISSDLESDQVFQHRKVEADKYIPTWDSLDSRPLPNWYDDAKFGIFIHWGVFSVPSFGSEWFWNNWKEEKSDTKYSDFMKQRYPPNFTYQDFAREFTAEFFNATEWSELFQASGAKYIVLTSKHHEGYTLWPSKYSFSWNSMDVGPRRDLISELSTALRSSTNLKFGLYHSLYEWYDPFYLDDKRNNFTTQLYVQQKLIPELQELIKHYNPEVLWSDGDWEAPDVYWTSKEFLCWLYNESPVKETIIVNDRWGANIPCHHGGFYTCTDRYNPGVLLSHKWENCQSIDKKSWGFRRNARLSEYLTLPEMIRELVITVSCGGNVLMNVGPTKDGIISPIFEERLRGMGEWLAINGEAIYNTKPWHAQNDTLTNTVWYTQNKIKKLVYALIIEWPKNGILHLGSLTTSVNTQISMLGSDEPIKWKQNGEKLIIFIPPELRKGLPGWALKIKQK; translated from the exons atggtgCTATGGATCTATATGCTATTAATTTATACTTTTTGTACAATATGTGGATCATCAGAAGATAAATACATTATAATATCATCAGACCTAGAAAGCGACCAAGTATTTCAGCATCGTAAAGTAGAAGCAGATAAATATATTCCAACATGGGACAGTTTAGACAGTCGACCACTTCCAAATTGGTATGATGATGCAAAATTTGGCATTTTTATTCATTGGGGAGTCTTTAGCGTTCCCAGTTTTGGTTCAGAATGGTTCTGGAATAATTGGAAAG AAGAAAAAAGTGATACCAAGTATAGTGATTTTATGAAACAAAGGTATCCACCAAACTTTACGTATCAGGACTTTGCTCGTGAGTTTACTGCAGAATTTTTTAATGCTACCGAGTGGAGCGAATTATTTCAAGCTTCAGGTGCAAAATATATTGTACTGACCAGTAAACATCACGAAGGATACACATTATGGCCTTCAAAATATTCCTTCAGTTGGAATTCTATGGATGTAGGACCACGAAGAGATCTCATAA GTGAACTGTCAACGGCATTGCGAAGCTCAACTAATTTAAAATTTGGTCTTTATCATTCTCTATACGAATGGTACGATCCTTTTTATTTAGATGATAAAAGAAACAATTTTACGACACAATTGTACGTCCAACAAAAACTAATACCTGAACTCCAAGAGTTGATAAAACATTATAATCCAGAAGTTTTATGGTCTGATGGTGATTGGGAAGCGCCAGATGTTTACTGGACATCAAAAGAATTTTTATGTTGGTTGTACAATGAAAGCCCGGTGAAGGAAACAATTATTGTTAATGATAGATGGGGTGCTAACATACCATGCCATCATGGTGGTTTTTATACATGTACCGATCGTTATAACCCAG GTGTACTTCTATCTCATAAATGGGAAAACTGCCAGAGTATTGATAAAAAGTCTTGGGGTTTTCGGAGAAACGCTCGTTTATCGGAATATTTAACGTTGCCAGAAATGATAAGAGAACTGGTAATTACCGTAAGCTGTGGAGGAAATGTATTAATGAATGTGGGACCAACAAAAGATGGCATTATCTCTCCAATTTTTGAAGAAAGATTACGTGGAATGG GTGAGTGGTTAGCAATTAATGGAGAAGCTATTTATAATACCAAACCATGGCATGCACAAAATGATACTTTAACAAACACTGTTTGGTATACCcaaaataaaattaagaaacTAGTTTATGCTCTAATAATTGAGTGGCCAAAGAATGGCATACTACACTTGGGATCACTGACAACATCTGTAAACACGCAAATTTCCATGCTTGGATCTGATGAACCAATTAAA tgGAAACAAAATggtgaaaaattaattatatttataccaCCAGAACTTCGCAAAGGACTACCAGGTTGGGCGTTAAAAATAAagcaaaaataa
- the Cndp2 gene encoding cytosolic non-specific dipeptidase 2, with protein sequence MALELPAVLKNLFSFIDNHKTEYISNLREAVAIKSVSAWPDHRDEIVKMMKWAEVRLKDLGATTELVDIGKQTLPNGGEIPLPPVLLGTLGSDPKKKTVLLYGHLDVQPALKEDGWDTEPFNLIEKDNKLFGRGSTDDKGPVLCWIHALQAFKAIGVAIPVNLKFVFEGMEESGSEGLDDLLWARKDTFLQGVDYVCISDNYWLGTTKPCITYGLRGICYFQLEVTCATKDLHSGVFGGIVHEAMSDLIYLLNTLVDVNGKILVDGIYENVCEITAKELDSYKTIEFDVSELRNSIGADKLAHNNDKTQLLMHRWRQPTLSLHGIEGAFSEPGEKTVIPRKVIGKFSIRLVPDMTPDEIEKKVATYLNKKWAARGSPNTMKVRLSHGGKPWSENPDHPNYMAGRKATKHVYKVEPDLSREGGSIPVTLTFQEVTGKNVLLLPVGAGDDGAHSQNEKLNVRNYIEGTKLLGAYLYEVGQIQ encoded by the exons atggcATTAGAACTACCagcagtattaaaaaatttgttcag CTTTATTGACAACCATAAAACTGAATACATAAGTAACCTGCGCGAAGCAGTGGCTATAAAATCGGTTTCAGCATGGCCAGATCATAGAGATGAGATAGTTAAAATGATGAAATGGGCAGAAGTTAGATTAAAAGATCTTGGTGCTACTACAGAATTAGTAGATATTGGAAAACAAACTCTTCCAAACGGAGGTGAAATACCGTTGCCACCGGTTTTGTTAGGGACTCTTGGGTCAGATCCGAAGAAAAAGACTGTACTTTTATATGGACATTTAGATGTTCAACCAGCATTGAAAGAAGATGGTTGGGACACAGAGCCGTTCAATCTTATTGAGAAAGATAACAAATTATTTGGTCGTGGAAGTACAGATGACAAAGGTCCTGTACTATGTTGGATACATGCTCTGCAAGCTTTCAAAGCTATTGGAGTAGCTATTCCTGTAAATCTTAAG TTTGTTTTCGAAGGTATGGAAGAAAGTGGAAGCGAAGGTTTGGACGACCTTCTGTGGGCACGTAAAGATACATTCTTGCAAGGTGTAGATTATGTCTGCATATCTGATAATTATTGGTTGGGTACTACAAAACCATGCATTACATACGGCTTGAGAGGCATCTGTTACTTCCAACTCGAAGTAACATGTGCTACTAAAGATTTACACAGTGGTGTATTTGGTGGAATCGTGCACGAAGCAATGTCAGACTTAATTTACTTATTAAACACATTGGTTGATGTTAATGGCAAAATCTTAGTCGATGGCATTTATGAAAATGTATGTGAGATTACAGCCAAAGAATTGGATTCTTATAAGACAATAGAATTTGACGTGTCTGAATTAAGAAACTCTATTGGCGCTGACAAACTGGCTCACAATAATGATAAG ACCCAACTTTTAATGCATCGATGGAGACAACCCACTTTATCCCTTCATGGAATAGAAGGTGCATTTAGTGAACCAGGCGAAAAAACTGTCATTCCAAGAAAAGTTATTGGCAAATTTTCAATAAGATTGGTGCCAGATATGACTCCTGATGAAATTGAGAAAAAAGTAGCAacatatttgaataaaaagtgGGCTGCTAGAGGTAGTCCAAATACAATGAAAGTTCGTTTATCTCATGGAGGAAAACCTTGGTCTGAAAATCCCGATCATCCAAATTATATGGCTGGACGAAAGGCTACCAAACATGTTTATAAAGTAGAACCTGATTTGTCACGAGAAGGTGGTTCAATACCAGTTACTCTGACATTCCAAGAAGTAACGGGTAAAAATGTACTTCTTTTACCAGTCGGCGCTGGTGATGATGGAGCTCATTCTCAGAATGAGAAGTTGAACGTCCGCAATTATATCGAGGGT ACTAAATTACTTGGCGCTTATTTGTACGAAGTAGGTCAAATTCAGTAA
- the LOC143217657 gene encoding selenoprotein K yields MVYILKDGEVSQSTPLLKKVLSFFTGIIYMVILFFKTLVNPDMNKYGSDYTRNYRLGSGPQPPPSRRLGRPNTGGSVPMPFGGCRSCTG; encoded by the exons ATGGTTTATATATTGAAAG ATGGAGAAGTTTCACAAAGTACACCATTGCTGAAGAAAGTATTGAGTTTCTTCACTGGAATAATTTATATGGTTATTCTATT TTTCAAAACACTGGTTAATCCTGACATGAATAAATATGGAAGTGATTATACACGAAATTACAGACTTGGATCTGG GCCACAGCCACCACCATCGCGTAGACTGGGAAGACCTAACACAGGAGGTAGCGTACCCATGCCGTTTGGTGGATGCAGGAGTTGCACGGGCTGA
- the Hbs1 gene encoding translation elongation factor EF-1alpha (GTPase) HBS1, translated as MSRHRDVRCMNYSEEYEGYDDVYGHSVEDDYCVSPSAEQFLFDRSKQQNIASFIMEPDIVEDNEDDEETAHSHEKDIVLTELEQAKLVSCMESVKNIIGDTIPDSKIKKTIIQSNFDVETALDSILKESPKNVKQPSAIAKDITEHYPGKKLPTKSTPRATTPSNVKIIPAGKRPVVKGFDLSGAESTDHLNTRIDSPRSQSPFADNSPEIRRKEYTPKEKKVISSSSDSPRSHSPVLGHVASDLDSKTKTTEENVDALKVYQSKRGDSKEQLHLVVVGHVDAGKSTLLGRLLCDLGQVPSRLIHKYQQESKKIGKQSFAYAWVLDETGEERERGITMDVGHSKFETETKSITLLDAPGHKDFIPNMIIGATQADVALLVVDATRGEFETGFDSGGQTREHALLLRSLGVSQLAVVVNKLDTVNWSQERFNEIVDKMSVFLKQAGFKDNVVFVPCSGLSGENIITKPKEALSNWYQGLTLISVIDNFKCPERPISKPFRLSVNDIFKGTGSGFCVSGHIETGMVSVGDKILVLPGNEMAVVKGLQVDEESTSNAFAGDHIVLTLSGLEQQNVGIGDILCNPQNPVPVTTCFQAHVVIFAVKIPIVKGLPVVMHQQSLVQPAVITKLVAQLHRTTGEITKKKPRCLPKNSSAIIEITTQNPVCMELYKDIKQLGRLMLRVEGTTIATGLITKLKQLN; from the exons ATGTCCCGTCATCGAGACGTACGGTGTATGAATTATTCGGAAG AATATGAAGGTTACGATGATGTTTATGGACATTCTGTCGAAGATGACTACTGTGTTTCTCCTAGTG cggaacaatttttatttgatcggAGCAAACAACAGAATATTGCGTCTTTTATTATGGAACCAGACATAGTAGAAGACAACGAAGATGACGAAGAAACAGCACATTCTCATGAAAAAGATATAGTTCTTACAGAATTAGAACAAGCTAAGCTTGTTTCTTGTATGGAATCTGTTAAGAATATTATAGGTGATACAATACCTGATTCTAAGataaagaaaacaattattCAATCAAATTTTGATGTGGAGACAGCATTGGATTCCATTTTAAAAGAATCTCCAAAAAATGTTAAAC aaCCATCAGCAATCGCTAAGGATATCACAGAACATTACCCAG GTAAAAAATTACCGACGAAATCCACACCGCGAGCTACAACTCCTTCCAATGTGAAAATTATCCCTGCTGGAAAACGACCTGTGGTGAAGGGCTTCGATTTAAGTGGAGCAGAAAGCACAGATCATTTGAATACTCGGATTGACAGTCCTCGTTCTCAAAGCCCGTTTGCCGATAACAGTCCGGAAATTAGGAGGAAGGAGTATACGCCAAAGGAGAAGAAAGTTATTTCTTCAAGTTCAGATAGTCCACGTAGCCATTCTCCTGTATTAGGACATGTAGCATCTGATTTGGACTCTAAAACAAAAACCACGGAAGAAAACGTTGATGCTTTAAAAGTATATCAAAGTAAAAGAGGTGACAGCAAAGAACAACTACATTTAGTAGTTGTTGGACACGTAGATGCAGGTAAAAGCACATTACTAGGACGACTTTTATGCGACTTAGGACAAGTCCCATCAAGATTAATTCACAAGTACCAGCAAGAAAGCAAGAAGATAGGAAAACAGTCATTCGCTTATGCATGGGTACTAGATGAAACGGGAGAAGAACG AGAACGTGGAATAACAATGGATGTTGGTCATTCTAAATTTGAGACGGAAACAAAGTCTATTACTTTGTTAGACGCACCTGGACATAAAGATTTTATACCAAATATGATTATTGGTGCTACACAAGCAGACGTAGCTTTATTGGTAGTAGATGCTACAAGAGGAGAATTCGAAACTGGTTTCGATAGTGGAGGTCAAACTAGGGAGCATGCATTATTATTACGTTCACTAG GTGTATCACAGTTGGCAGTAGTGGTAAACAAATTAGACACAGTAAATTGGTCGCAAGAAAGATTTAACGAAATAGTTGATAAAATGAGCGTATTCTTGAAGCAAGCTGGATTTAAAGATAATGTTGTCTTTGTTCCATGCAGTGGTTTGTCTGGTGAAAACATTATAACAAAACCTAAGGAAGCTTTATCTAATTG GTATCAGGGACTTACATTAATCAGTGTTATTGACAATTTCAAATGTCCTGAACGTCCAATAAGTAAGCCATTTCGGTTATCGGTTAACGACATATTTAAAGGTACTGGATCTGGATTCTGTGTTTCTGGACACATAGAAACGGGTATGGTGTCTGTAGGTGACAAAATTTTAGTGCTACCAGGAAACGAAATGGCAGTGGTCAAAG GTTTGCAAGTTGACGAGGAATCCACATCAAACGCGTTTGCTGGAGATCATATTGTTTTAACTTTGTCGGGTCTTGAACAACAAAATGTTGGAATTGGTGATATTCTTTGTAATCCACAGAATCCTGTCCCTGTAACAACGTGTTTCCAGGCGCACGTTGTGATATTTGCAGTTAAAATTCCAATTGTAAAAGGTCTTCCAGTGGTGATGCATCAACAATCCTTAGTGCAACCAGCTGTGATTACAAAATTAGTGGCTCAACTGCATAGAACTACTGGtgaaatcacaaaaaagaaACCTCGTTGTTTACCAAAAAATTCGAGTGCTATTATCGAAATTACAACGCAAAATCCAGTCTGCATGGAATTATACAAAGATATCAAGCAGCTAGGTAGATTAATGTTACGTGTAGAAGGAACAACTATTGCCACTGGACTTATTACAAAACTTAAACaattgaattaa